The following coding sequences are from one Neodiprion lecontei isolate iyNeoLeco1 chromosome 7, iyNeoLeco1.1, whole genome shotgun sequence window:
- the LOC107221065 gene encoding E3 ubiquitin-protein ligase NRDP1 isoform X1, which produces MGFEVHRFQGEVDEELLCPICSGVLEEPVQVSDVLQAQLCEHAFCRACINEWINRQPTCPVDRAPITSAQLRPVPRILRNLLARLCIGCDNTIYGCQVVVKLDCLVAHLDECEYNPKRPMPCEQGCGLIIPKDELNGHHCIRELRSLIQSQQQKLTDVKRELGEQQFQINEQKREIHLLKDFMRAMRVSNPAMRAIADQMERDEVVRWSATLPRARVTRWGGMISTPDELLQVKTMIKRTLSEYNCPPHVIDELMENCHERKWPPGLNSLETRQSSRRQYENYICKRVPGKQAVLVLHCDNTHMPEDMMVEPGLVMIFAHGIE; this is translated from the exons GTAAGTGATGTGTTACAGGCTCAACTCTGCGAGCATGCATTTTGCCGGGCTTGCATCAACGAGTGGATCAACCGACAACCGACCTGTCCTGTAGACCGGGCGCCGATAACGTCTGCGCAACTGAGGCCTGTACCTAGAATCCTAAGAAATTTGCTAGCCCGATTATGCATTGGCTGCGACAATACGATATACGGATGCCAAGTTGTCGTAAAATTGGATTGCCTTGTCGCACACCTCGACGAGTGCGAGTACAATCCAAAACGGCCAATGCCATGCGAGCAAGGCTGCGGATTGATAATACCGAAAGACGAGCTGAACGGTCATCATTGCATACGAGAACTTCGCAGCCTGATACAATCACAGCAACAGAAGTTGACCGACGTGAAAAGGGAACTGGGAGAACAACAGTTTCAGATCAATGAACAAAAACGGGAAATACATTTGCTTAAGGATTTTATGAGAGCAATGAGGGTCTCAAATCCAGCCATGAGAGCTATCGCCGATCAAATGGAACGCGACGAAGTTGTCAGATGGTCCGCCACGCTTCCTCGTGCCAGAGTAACTAGATGGGGGGGTATGATTTCCACACCTGATGAGCTGTTACAGgtaaaa ACAATGATCAAGAGAACACTATCAGAATATAATTGTCCGCCACATGTGATTGATGAATTGATGGAAAACTGTCACGAAAGAAAATGGCCACCTGGATTAAATTCTTTGGAAACGAGGCAGAGTTCTCGGCGTCagtatgaaaattatatatgCAAAAGAGTACCTGGTAAGCAGGCTGTGCTGGTGCTTCATTGTGATAACACTCATATGCCTGAGGACATGATGGTAGAGCCAGGTTTAGTTATGATTTTTGCTCATGGTATTGAATGA
- the LOC107221065 gene encoding E3 ubiquitin-protein ligase NRDP1 isoform X2 translates to MGFEVHRFQGEVDEELLCPICSGVLEEPVQVSDVLQAQLCEHAFCRACINEWINRQPTCPVDRAPITSAQLRPVPRILRNLLARLCIGCDNTIYGCQVVVKLDCLVAHLDECEYNPKRPMPCEQGCGLIIPKDELNGHHCIRELRSLIQSQQQKLTDVKRELGEQQFQINEQKREIHLLKDFMRAMRVSNPAMRAIADQMERDEVVRWSATLPRARVTRWGGMISTPDELLQTMIKRTLSEYNCPPHVIDELMENCHERKWPPGLNSLETRQSSRRQYENYICKRVPGKQAVLVLHCDNTHMPEDMMVEPGLVMIFAHGIE, encoded by the exons GTAAGTGATGTGTTACAGGCTCAACTCTGCGAGCATGCATTTTGCCGGGCTTGCATCAACGAGTGGATCAACCGACAACCGACCTGTCCTGTAGACCGGGCGCCGATAACGTCTGCGCAACTGAGGCCTGTACCTAGAATCCTAAGAAATTTGCTAGCCCGATTATGCATTGGCTGCGACAATACGATATACGGATGCCAAGTTGTCGTAAAATTGGATTGCCTTGTCGCACACCTCGACGAGTGCGAGTACAATCCAAAACGGCCAATGCCATGCGAGCAAGGCTGCGGATTGATAATACCGAAAGACGAGCTGAACGGTCATCATTGCATACGAGAACTTCGCAGCCTGATACAATCACAGCAACAGAAGTTGACCGACGTGAAAAGGGAACTGGGAGAACAACAGTTTCAGATCAATGAACAAAAACGGGAAATACATTTGCTTAAGGATTTTATGAGAGCAATGAGGGTCTCAAATCCAGCCATGAGAGCTATCGCCGATCAAATGGAACGCGACGAAGTTGTCAGATGGTCCGCCACGCTTCCTCGTGCCAGAGTAACTAGATGGGGGGGTATGATTTCCACACCTGATGAGCTGTTACAG ACAATGATCAAGAGAACACTATCAGAATATAATTGTCCGCCACATGTGATTGATGAATTGATGGAAAACTGTCACGAAAGAAAATGGCCACCTGGATTAAATTCTTTGGAAACGAGGCAGAGTTCTCGGCGTCagtatgaaaattatatatgCAAAAGAGTACCTGGTAAGCAGGCTGTGCTGGTGCTTCATTGTGATAACACTCATATGCCTGAGGACATGATGGTAGAGCCAGGTTTAGTTATGATTTTTGCTCATGGTATTGAATGA
- the LOC107221065 gene encoding E3 ubiquitin-protein ligase NRDP1 isoform X4 gives MGFEVHRFQGEVDEELLCPICSGVLEEPVQAQLCEHAFCRACINEWINRQPTCPVDRAPITSAQLRPVPRILRNLLARLCIGCDNTIYGCQVVVKLDCLVAHLDECEYNPKRPMPCEQGCGLIIPKDELNGHHCIRELRSLIQSQQQKLTDVKRELGEQQFQINEQKREIHLLKDFMRAMRVSNPAMRAIADQMERDEVVRWSATLPRARVTRWGGMISTPDELLQTMIKRTLSEYNCPPHVIDELMENCHERKWPPGLNSLETRQSSRRQYENYICKRVPGKQAVLVLHCDNTHMPEDMMVEPGLVMIFAHGIE, from the exons GCTCAACTCTGCGAGCATGCATTTTGCCGGGCTTGCATCAACGAGTGGATCAACCGACAACCGACCTGTCCTGTAGACCGGGCGCCGATAACGTCTGCGCAACTGAGGCCTGTACCTAGAATCCTAAGAAATTTGCTAGCCCGATTATGCATTGGCTGCGACAATACGATATACGGATGCCAAGTTGTCGTAAAATTGGATTGCCTTGTCGCACACCTCGACGAGTGCGAGTACAATCCAAAACGGCCAATGCCATGCGAGCAAGGCTGCGGATTGATAATACCGAAAGACGAGCTGAACGGTCATCATTGCATACGAGAACTTCGCAGCCTGATACAATCACAGCAACAGAAGTTGACCGACGTGAAAAGGGAACTGGGAGAACAACAGTTTCAGATCAATGAACAAAAACGGGAAATACATTTGCTTAAGGATTTTATGAGAGCAATGAGGGTCTCAAATCCAGCCATGAGAGCTATCGCCGATCAAATGGAACGCGACGAAGTTGTCAGATGGTCCGCCACGCTTCCTCGTGCCAGAGTAACTAGATGGGGGGGTATGATTTCCACACCTGATGAGCTGTTACAG ACAATGATCAAGAGAACACTATCAGAATATAATTGTCCGCCACATGTGATTGATGAATTGATGGAAAACTGTCACGAAAGAAAATGGCCACCTGGATTAAATTCTTTGGAAACGAGGCAGAGTTCTCGGCGTCagtatgaaaattatatatgCAAAAGAGTACCTGGTAAGCAGGCTGTGCTGGTGCTTCATTGTGATAACACTCATATGCCTGAGGACATGATGGTAGAGCCAGGTTTAGTTATGATTTTTGCTCATGGTATTGAATGA
- the LOC107221065 gene encoding E3 ubiquitin-protein ligase NRDP1 isoform X3: protein MGFEVHRFQGEVDEELLCPICSGVLEEPVQAQLCEHAFCRACINEWINRQPTCPVDRAPITSAQLRPVPRILRNLLARLCIGCDNTIYGCQVVVKLDCLVAHLDECEYNPKRPMPCEQGCGLIIPKDELNGHHCIRELRSLIQSQQQKLTDVKRELGEQQFQINEQKREIHLLKDFMRAMRVSNPAMRAIADQMERDEVVRWSATLPRARVTRWGGMISTPDELLQVKTMIKRTLSEYNCPPHVIDELMENCHERKWPPGLNSLETRQSSRRQYENYICKRVPGKQAVLVLHCDNTHMPEDMMVEPGLVMIFAHGIE, encoded by the exons GCTCAACTCTGCGAGCATGCATTTTGCCGGGCTTGCATCAACGAGTGGATCAACCGACAACCGACCTGTCCTGTAGACCGGGCGCCGATAACGTCTGCGCAACTGAGGCCTGTACCTAGAATCCTAAGAAATTTGCTAGCCCGATTATGCATTGGCTGCGACAATACGATATACGGATGCCAAGTTGTCGTAAAATTGGATTGCCTTGTCGCACACCTCGACGAGTGCGAGTACAATCCAAAACGGCCAATGCCATGCGAGCAAGGCTGCGGATTGATAATACCGAAAGACGAGCTGAACGGTCATCATTGCATACGAGAACTTCGCAGCCTGATACAATCACAGCAACAGAAGTTGACCGACGTGAAAAGGGAACTGGGAGAACAACAGTTTCAGATCAATGAACAAAAACGGGAAATACATTTGCTTAAGGATTTTATGAGAGCAATGAGGGTCTCAAATCCAGCCATGAGAGCTATCGCCGATCAAATGGAACGCGACGAAGTTGTCAGATGGTCCGCCACGCTTCCTCGTGCCAGAGTAACTAGATGGGGGGGTATGATTTCCACACCTGATGAGCTGTTACAGgtaaaa ACAATGATCAAGAGAACACTATCAGAATATAATTGTCCGCCACATGTGATTGATGAATTGATGGAAAACTGTCACGAAAGAAAATGGCCACCTGGATTAAATTCTTTGGAAACGAGGCAGAGTTCTCGGCGTCagtatgaaaattatatatgCAAAAGAGTACCTGGTAAGCAGGCTGTGCTGGTGCTTCATTGTGATAACACTCATATGCCTGAGGACATGATGGTAGAGCCAGGTTTAGTTATGATTTTTGCTCATGGTATTGAATGA